From Humibacter ginsenosidimutans, a single genomic window includes:
- a CDS encoding MarR family winged helix-turn-helix transcriptional regulator, whose protein sequence is MTHRFDDEIPLLLIGSFRAVVDELHDHLRDAGLGESRALHGFALKAIDDDGVSISELARRLGVTKQAAARTAQSMESAGLVERRADPSDSRATVITRTAHADAVLDEGERFYRRKEEQWRAQLGDERYEALRDGLRELAGSEPVTSIPGWLGRATRA, encoded by the coding sequence ATGACCCATCGCTTCGATGACGAGATCCCGTTGCTCTTGATCGGATCGTTCCGCGCCGTCGTCGACGAACTCCACGACCATCTCCGCGATGCCGGGCTCGGCGAGTCGCGCGCGCTGCACGGATTCGCGCTGAAGGCCATCGACGATGACGGCGTCTCGATCAGCGAACTCGCCAGACGCCTCGGAGTGACCAAGCAGGCGGCGGCACGAACGGCGCAGTCGATGGAATCGGCCGGCCTCGTCGAGCGCCGCGCCGACCCGTCCGATTCCCGGGCGACGGTGATCACCCGCACGGCTCACGCCGACGCGGTGCTCGACGAAGGCGAGCGTTTCTACCGCCGCAAAGAGGAGCAGTGGCGCGCGCAGCTCGGCGATGAGCGCTACGAGGCGCTGCGCGACGGTCTCCGGGAGCTCGCAGGCAGCGAGCCGGTCACGAGCATCCCGGGCTGGCTGGGACGCGCGACCCGAGCCTGA
- a CDS encoding cupin domain-containing protein, with protein MTETLIHVPSADVRETGTASTSALTLASPTVGGSRGISLWRVRMSAGSAGPRHVIDSEQIWTLLSGEVSIRSGNDEFIVAAGDTVIMPGGVIRTVVALEDCEFIVCGSPSALATIPGGDAAPVSPPWVL; from the coding sequence ATGACCGAAACGCTCATCCATGTGCCGTCGGCCGATGTGCGCGAGACAGGCACGGCCTCGACCAGCGCGCTGACCCTGGCATCGCCCACCGTCGGCGGAAGCAGGGGCATCAGCCTCTGGCGGGTGAGGATGTCCGCCGGCTCGGCCGGACCCCGGCACGTCATCGACTCCGAGCAGATCTGGACACTGCTGAGCGGTGAGGTCTCCATCCGGTCGGGGAACGACGAGTTCATCGTCGCGGCCGGAGATACCGTGATCATGCCGGGCGGCGTCATTCGCACCGTCGTCGCGCTGGAGGACTGCGAGTTCATCGTCTGCGGCAGCCCGAGCGCGCTCGCGACCATCCCGGGCGGCGATGCGGCGCCGGTGTCGCCGCCGTGGGTGCTGTGA
- a CDS encoding D-2-hydroxyacid dehydrogenase family protein — protein sequence MASTVSGRRTLTVLDDYQNVALSSADWSSVRAEFDIDVVTDHLDGDELVNRLAKSEVVVAMRERTAFGAELLRSLPRLRLLVTTGMRNASIDLAEATARGVTVCGTGSAGNGVPELVFGMMIALARGFVAEDASVRSGGWQHTIGPGLAGRTLGILGLGRLGTPVARLAQAFDMRVIAWSRSLTVERAAEHGVTAVSRDALFSEPDFLTIHLPLTQQTRGLVGRPELAMMRRDAYLVNTSRGPIVDEGALLDALHDGLIAGAALDVYDSEPLPADHPLRSAPRSLLLPHIGYVTTDNYRAFYGDAVADVVAYLAGEPVRVLTA from the coding sequence ATGGCGAGCACGGTGAGCGGTCGACGCACCCTCACCGTGCTCGACGACTACCAGAACGTCGCGCTCTCCTCCGCCGACTGGTCGTCGGTGCGGGCCGAGTTCGACATCGACGTGGTCACCGACCACCTCGACGGCGACGAGCTCGTGAATCGTCTCGCCAAGAGCGAGGTCGTGGTGGCGATGCGGGAGCGAACCGCGTTCGGTGCCGAGCTTCTGCGGTCGCTGCCGCGGCTCCGGCTGCTGGTGACCACCGGGATGCGCAACGCGTCCATCGACCTGGCCGAGGCGACCGCGCGCGGAGTGACCGTGTGCGGAACGGGATCGGCGGGCAACGGCGTGCCCGAGCTGGTGTTCGGGATGATGATCGCACTCGCGAGGGGCTTCGTCGCGGAGGATGCCTCGGTGCGGTCAGGAGGCTGGCAGCACACGATCGGACCGGGGCTTGCGGGGCGCACGCTGGGCATCCTCGGACTCGGCCGTCTGGGCACACCGGTGGCGCGTCTCGCGCAGGCGTTCGACATGCGCGTGATCGCGTGGAGCAGGTCGTTGACGGTGGAACGTGCGGCCGAGCACGGCGTGACGGCGGTGTCGCGGGATGCGCTGTTCAGCGAGCCGGACTTCCTCACCATTCACCTGCCGCTGACGCAGCAGACCCGCGGACTCGTTGGCCGCCCGGAGCTGGCGATGATGCGAAGGGACGCCTACCTCGTCAACACGTCCCGCGGGCCGATCGTCGACGAGGGCGCGCTGCTCGATGCGCTCCACGACGGGTTGATCGCGGGAGCCGCGCTCGATGTCTACGACAGCGAGCCGCTGCCCGCCGACCATCCGCTGCGGTCGGCCCCGCGGTCGCTCCTGCTGCCGCACATCGGCTACGTCACGACGGACAACTATCGCGCGTTCTACGGCGACGCGGTCGCCGACGTGGTGGCGTACCTGGCGGGGGAGCCCGTGCGGGTGTTGACAGCGTGA
- a CDS encoding PadR family transcriptional regulator, protein MSRQTTRLMVLGVVAYRGPISGYGIEKTLDEWAVSRWTTIAAASVYQQLRTLTAAGFIEPSSGATARAVDYACTPAGTAELHRLLLELLHERDVRPLSLIPLLHFTPSLEPGELHDGLALRIARIDEALALEDEFLNRSLDLGPSHATEIFRLTWHGLRADKAWCEGFRRRLLVQTESP, encoded by the coding sequence ATGTCGAGACAGACGACCAGGCTCATGGTGCTCGGGGTCGTCGCCTACCGCGGACCCATCAGCGGATACGGCATCGAGAAGACGCTGGACGAGTGGGCCGTCTCGCGATGGACCACGATCGCCGCCGCCTCGGTGTACCAGCAGCTGCGCACGCTGACCGCAGCCGGCTTCATCGAGCCGAGCAGCGGCGCGACGGCGCGCGCCGTCGACTACGCGTGCACCCCGGCGGGCACAGCCGAGTTGCACCGCCTGCTCCTCGAGCTGCTGCACGAGCGCGACGTGCGCCCGCTCAGCCTCATTCCGCTGCTGCACTTCACTCCGAGCCTCGAGCCCGGCGAGCTGCACGACGGGCTCGCCCTCCGCATCGCGAGGATCGACGAGGCGCTCGCGCTCGAAGACGAGTTCCTGAACCGGTCGCTCGATCTCGGGCCCTCGCACGCGACCGAGATCTTCCGCCTCACCTGGCACGGCCTTCGCGCCGACAAGGCCTGGTGCGAGGGGTTCAGACGCCGGCTTCTGGTGCAGACGGAGTCGCCCTGA
- a CDS encoding class I SAM-dependent methyltransferase: MTDSDAGQRMPEIKPRGSYGIDAPWVPCMWLGFSVGYVVLAVLAATLWHAWWWIAVLLAVVAVAFAVGAALYWYASLRGKFVLWNGLLASVAPITAAPGSGVSGTGAQCLDLGCGHGMVSIMTALRLGTAEVVGIDLWRSVDQSGNTVAAARRNAASNGVSDRVRFDTGDMTELPYPDARFDVVTASLAIHNIPSREGRRRAVEEAVRVLAPGGTIVIADIQRTDEYVENLRAAGLHVSRRPLGWRGWWSGPWMSTTAVVAVSPGAARE; the protein is encoded by the coding sequence ATGACCGATTCTGATGCGGGGCAGAGGATGCCCGAGATCAAGCCGCGCGGATCCTACGGAATCGACGCGCCCTGGGTTCCCTGCATGTGGCTGGGGTTCTCGGTCGGCTACGTCGTGCTTGCCGTGCTCGCTGCGACGCTCTGGCACGCCTGGTGGTGGATCGCCGTGCTCCTGGCCGTCGTCGCCGTCGCGTTCGCGGTCGGCGCGGCGCTCTACTGGTACGCGTCGCTGCGCGGCAAGTTCGTGCTCTGGAATGGACTTCTCGCCTCCGTCGCACCCATCACGGCTGCGCCCGGCTCAGGCGTCAGTGGCACCGGAGCACAGTGCCTCGACCTGGGCTGCGGCCACGGAATGGTGTCGATCATGACGGCGCTGCGACTCGGCACGGCCGAGGTGGTCGGCATCGACCTGTGGCGCTCCGTCGATCAGTCGGGAAACACCGTCGCGGCTGCGCGGCGCAATGCTGCGAGCAACGGAGTCTCCGATCGGGTGCGCTTCGACACAGGCGACATGACGGAGCTGCCGTACCCCGACGCTCGATTCGACGTCGTCACCGCGAGCCTGGCCATTCACAACATCCCGAGCCGAGAGGGTCGTCGACGGGCCGTCGAGGAGGCGGTTCGGGTGCTCGCGCCAGGCGGCACCATCGTGATCGCCGACATCCAGCGCACCGACGAGTACGTCGAGAACCTGCGGGCAGCGGGGCTGCACGTCTCACGCCGACCGCTCGGCTGGCGCGGCTGGTGGAGCGGCCCGTGGATGTCGACCACGGCTGTCGTCGCGGTGTCGCCCGGCGCTGCACGTGAGTGA
- a CDS encoding SDR family NAD(P)-dependent oxidoreductase, with translation MIFATARTASPFDLTGTTVLVTGARRGLGRAIALEFATAGADVAIGLRDVRDDAGLAAEIAALGSRALPLQLDVTDLEGARAAIDEAAREFGRLDALVNNAGGGIMADAIDVTEQEFDRVWELNTKSTYFLSQHAAKHMRDAGGGAIINVASQAGLVALPGESAYCVAKAAVVHLTRCHAVEWGGYGIRVNALAPTFIETDGTQAALSDPAFRADTVERIAALHRIGVPREVSGAAVFLASPAASLITGQTLAIDGGWTVR, from the coding sequence ATGATCTTCGCGACCGCACGCACGGCATCCCCCTTCGACCTCACAGGAACCACCGTGCTCGTCACGGGCGCTCGCCGAGGGCTGGGCAGGGCGATCGCCCTCGAATTCGCCACGGCCGGAGCCGATGTCGCCATCGGGCTGCGCGACGTGCGGGATGACGCGGGGCTGGCGGCCGAGATCGCCGCGTTGGGGAGCCGGGCGCTTCCGCTCCAGCTCGACGTCACCGATCTCGAGGGCGCCAGGGCGGCGATCGACGAGGCCGCGCGCGAATTCGGACGCCTCGACGCACTGGTGAACAACGCCGGCGGCGGCATCATGGCCGACGCGATCGACGTCACGGAGCAGGAGTTCGACCGGGTGTGGGAGCTCAACACGAAGTCGACGTATTTCCTCTCCCAGCATGCGGCGAAGCACATGCGGGACGCCGGCGGCGGCGCGATCATCAACGTCGCGTCGCAGGCGGGTCTCGTCGCGCTGCCCGGCGAGTCGGCCTATTGCGTGGCGAAGGCTGCCGTGGTGCATCTGACGAGGTGCCACGCCGTCGAATGGGGCGGGTACGGCATCCGGGTCAACGCGCTCGCGCCCACGTTCATCGAGACCGACGGCACGCAGGCGGCGCTCTCCGATCCCGCCTTCCGAGCCGACACGGTGGAGCGCATCGCGGCGCTGCACCGCATCGGGGTGCCGCGCGAGGTCTCCGGCGCTGCGGTCTTCCTGGCGTCGCCGGCTGCATCCCTCATCACGGGGCAGACACTCGCGATCGACGGAGGCTGGACGGTGCGCTGA